The Chloroflexota bacterium genome includes the window TGAACGGCGACTCGACCCCCACGACGTGCAGCCGCTTCAGGACATCTTCAAGGCGCTCCAACTCGTCGCTCCGACTTCCTAAATCGGGGGTGCCTGGTGCTCGAGGTCGACAAACCGCGTGCTCCGCTCCATAAACAGGAGGGACACCATGCCGGTTGGCCCGTTGCGGTGCTTCGCCACGTACAGGTCCGTGATGCCCTTGCGCTCGGTCTCCCGGTCGTAGACGTCTTCGCGATAGATGAAGATCACGACGTCCGCGTCCTGTTCGATGCTGCCGCTGTCGCGGAGGTCTGAGAGCATGGGGATGTGAGGCGACCGCCCCTCGACGGCGCGCGAGAGCTGCGAGAGGGCGAGCACGGGCACGTTCAGCTCGCGGGCGAGCGCCTTCAGCGAACGGGACACCTCGGATATCTCCTGCACCCGGTTCTCCGGCACGCTTCCGCCGACGAGCTGGAGGTAGTCGACGATGAGGAGATCGAGCGGATGCTCGCCGTGGAGCCTGCGCGCCTTGCCGCGCAACTCGTTGATCCCGATGGACGGTGTATCGTCGATGTAGATGGGCGAGGCCGACAACACCTCGAGCGCCTCGCCGAGATTTCGGATCTCGACCTCCGATAACCGTCCCTCGCGAATGCGCGCCGAATCCACCCCGGACTCGGTCGACAGAAACCGCTGCGCGATCTGAAGCCGGCTCATCTCGACGCTGAAGATCGCGGTAGTGAGGTTGAAGCGCACCGCCGCATTGCGGGCGATGTTGAGTGCGAGAGCAGTCTTGCCCAGACTCGGCCGCGCTGCCAGGATCAACAAGTCCGACCGTTGAAAGCCGCCCAGCAACCGATCGAGATCGATGAAGCCGGACGGCACGCCCGGTCGCGCGGTGTCGGCGCCAACACCGAGCTGAATCTGCTCGAGGTATTCGGCGAGCACGTCACGGATGTGGAGGAAGTCCCTGGCCGCGCGAAACTGCGTGACGGCGAAAAGCTCTTGCTCGGCCCGCTCCAGGGCCGTCGCCGTATCGGCATGGTCTTCGTACCCGATGGCCGCGATTCGCCCTGCCGCGGAGATCAGGCGCCGCATGAGGGCGGTGCGCTCCACGACCCTGGCGTAGTGCTCGACATGGACGGACGTCGGGACCACGGTGAGCAGCCGAGACACGTAGCCGACTCCGCCGATGCGCTCGAGCAGGTCCTCGCGCTCCAACTCGTCGCACACCATCACAAAGTCCGTCGGCTGTCGACGCTCGTACAGGCGGAGCATGGCGGCGTAGATGTCGCGGTTGCGGGGGTGATAAAAGTCATCCGGTCGCAGAAACGCCGCGACCGCCTCGATGGCCTCGGGGTCGATCAACATACTGCCGAGGACGGATTCCTCGGCCTCAGAGTTGTGCGGGGGCAGTGGCTCGAAGGCCCGGTCGGGGGCGTACGCCTCAATCGCCATCGCGCAGTCGCTCCGCGTGAGGGTGCAACGCCATCATGAACGGCTCGCGGTACCGGTACGTGCGCCCTACGGCCTGTCCCCGACGACCTCGACGTTGACCGTCGCGATGACCCGCGGAGCCACATGCACCCGCACGTGATGCATCCCGACCGTGCGGATCGGCTCCTCCAACTCGACGTCCCGCTTGTCTACGGTCTGCCCAAGGGCCGCCTTGATGGCGTCCGCGACATCGGCGGTGGTCACCGATCCGTAGAGCCGCCCCTGCTCGCCGGCATGCGCGCGGACGACGATCGGCGTCTCGGTCAAGCGCTTGGCGAGAGCTTCGTGCTCGGCGGCGAGACGGGCCTGTTGGCGCGATTCGGCCGCCTTGTGCGCTTCGACGTTCTGTACGGCGGTCTTGGATGCGATCGCGGCCAATCCCCGGGGGATCAAGTAGTTCCTGCCGTACCCGTCGGAAACCTCTTTCACTTCGCCCGCGCGGCCGAGGCTCGGGACGTCCTTTCGCAACACCACTTTCATCACACACCTCCATCCCGGACATCATCACGGCTCGCCTCTCGACGCATTGTATCGAACAAATGATCTCATTTCCATGCTTTCGGGAAAATTGCGCGCACATTCTAGAGAGCGGCCGCTGGCGCCAGGAATCCGGTCTCGTCAACGGGGCACAGCGCGATTCGACGCCGCCTTTTCCACGCGGGCGAGTTCCTCGGCGCGCCAGGTTTCCACCGCTTTTCCACCGATTCCCATCGGGGCAGCCCTGCCGAATCGCCGCGCTGTGGAAAACTCGCAAGGTCTGGCGATTTCGGTGTGACACGGTGTCAGTTGACACCTTTGTAATGCGCGGAGCGGCGTTCGGGACGGCGTGATCGTCCGTCACGGCTCACGCCACGCGGTGAGGTGTGCCGGCCGATGATGCGGTACATTTCATCGTGACGCGGAATGCCCTGGAGCGGAAGCGTGAAAATTGGCCTCGTCCTGCTATCGGGCGGGCTCGACTCGACCACCGTCGCGGCTCTCGCCCTGCACGAGGGCTACGAGCTGTCGGCGCTCACCGTGGATTACGGCCAGACACACCGACAAGAGGTCGCGGCTGCCCAGGCAGTCGCGGCATCGCTGGGCGTTGCTCATCACATTGCGTCAGTGGAGTTCTTTCGCCAGCTCGCCTGGTACTCGGCGCTCACCAGTCCGGATCGATATTCGGCGCCGGTCGATCGGGACAGCGCGGCGATGGCCGCCGACATCCCGATTACCTACGTGCCGCTTCGGAACACGTTCCTCTTGACGCTGGGCGCCGCCGCGCTGGAAAGCCGCGCCCTCGCGCTCATCGAGGCGGGCGGAGCCGATGCGCGGGAACTGTCGCCGACGCTGTTCATCGCGGCCAATGCGATCGACTACAGCGGCTACCCCGATTGTCGTCCGGAGTTCTACCGCGCCGCCGGAGAAACGCTGCGACTGGGAAGCAAGCTGGGGACACAATACGGGGTTCGCATCGAGATTCGCACCCCGCTCATCGATAAGGGGAAGCGCGAAATCGTGGAGCTCGGCCTGGCGCTGGGGGCGCCCCTCGACCGCACGTGGAGCTGCTACGGCCCTGGCCCAGCGCCCTGCGGCCGGTGCGATAGCTGCGAGCTGCGGGCGAAGGGGTTCGCCGAGGCTGGCGCCGCCGACCCGGCGCTCTTGAGGATCGGGACCGCGCCACGCGCCGCGCACGCGCGGGGCGGTCGCGCGACACCGCGATGAGCGCACGCACGCTCCGCGTGAGCCGGTTGCCGGACGGGCGACCCGAGATCTTCACTTCGATCCAGGGCGAGGGCCCCACGTGTGGGTTGCCGAGTGTGTTCGTTCGCCTCGCTCTGTGCAACCTTCGCTGTTCGTGGTGCGACACGGCCTACACGTGGGACTGGGCGCGGTTCGACCAACGCGAATCGATCATCGAGTTGGACGCTTCCACATTCGCGTCGCGCGTCATCGCCGCCGCCTCTGCTCAGGGGACGGCCAACGCGGTCATTACCGGCGGCGAACCCCTGCTTCAGCAAGACGGACTCGTACGCCTCGCCCACGCGCTGAAGGACGCGGGCCTACGGATCGAGGTGGAAACGAATGGGACGATCGTGCCGCTTGCCGGGCTCGCGGAGCACGTGGACCAGTGGAACGTGTCACCGAAGCTAACCAACTCGCGCAACGATCCGGCGCTGCGCCGTCGCGACGAAGCGCTGAAGTGGTTCGCGGCAAAGGAGTCGGCGTACTTCAAGTTTGTGATCGTCGCGCCTGATGACGTTGAAGAAGTGTCGTGCCTCGTGCGTCAGCACGGCCTGCCCCGCCATCGTGTGATGCTGATGCCCGAAGGGGTGGACGCGTCGACCGTCACCGAGCGGTCGCGATGGCTGGCGGAGCGGTGCGTGGCGGAAGGGTACCGACTCGGCCCACGCATGCACATCTTATTGTGGGGCGCGGAGCGCGCCCGTTGACCGCGCGCGGGGCGTAGGCGCGCCTCCGGAGCGCCGAGGTGTTACGCGGTCCCTTGGACGTGGCTCAGGGCAGGGCGTTCGGCGTGGGGTGAGCGGCCCTCTGGATTCCCGTCAGGCGGTTCGCGCCGGCTGCGCGGCTTCGGCCGCTTCCGGAGCCGGAGGCGCGGGGGGCGCCTCCGTTCGGACCATCTCTTCCATGGTCACGATGTGGTTCTTGTTGACCGCGACGAAGGGCGTGCGGTCGGTCCGCCCGTCGGCCGACGTGATGGCCGCGCTCGTGACCGCGACGAACACCTCGGTGTCGCGCTCCAGCAAGTCCGTCAATCGTGTGCCCGGCACGAGGTAAATATTTCCCCGAATGACCAGTCCACCAGCCGTCCGAATCAGCGCATCGCGCGGCTCCCGGATCGTCCGGTCGAACGACTGGCTGCCAACGCCTCGGTGCGAGAGACTCATTTTGCGCTCCGCTTCCAGAAGGGCCGGGCCTCACGCGATTGCGCCTTGGCGGCCGCGACGACCGGGGCGGCCTCGCCGTTCTGGCGCTCGGGGCGCGGCTGGCCCGCGACGAGCTCGACGAGCCGTGCCAGGTCCCGCGTGACCTCCGCCTCTTCGTTAGGATCCTGATCGAAGAGCGAGACGCCGTGGTTCGCCGCTTCGACGACGGCACGGCCCGCGCTAACTACGGTCCCCGCGATGGGCATGCCGAGCTGCTCCTCGAGGGCGGCGAGACGGATGCCGCTGTTGGCGCGGTTTAGCACGAGGGACAGCTTGTTGCTGATGCCGAGCGCCCCCGAGACCTCGAGGAACCGGCTGGTGTGGTGGACTGCGCTGATCTCAGGCGTCGTGATCATGATGATTCGGTCCGCGACGTCGAGGATCTGGAGGTTCAACTCGTCCAGGGTCGGGTGGGTGTCGACGATGACGTAGTCGAACAGCGCGCGATACGAGGAGATCGCGGACACGACGATGTCGCTCCGGATCTTCTCCGCCGTGGAGAGATCCGGGGGTCGCAGAAGTAGGTGCGTGCCGGAGCTGTGCTGCACCAGCACCTGCTGCAGCACCCCCAGGTTGGTGTCCTCTTCGGCGGAGATGTCGAACACGCTCTTGCGCGAGGCAAGGTTGAGGAGCACGCCGACGTCGCCGAACCACAGGTCGGCGTCCACCAGGAGCGTTTTGTAGTCGTAGAAACGTGACAGCCCAACGGCCAGGTTCACGGCGATGGTGCTCTTGCCGACACCGCCCTTGGGGGAGAAGAGCACGATGATCGTGCCGTGGTGGATCCCCTCGGACCTGCCCACGACGTATCCGAGCGAGCCGTCCGGGATCTCATAACCGGAGCGGATCATCATCGCCTTGACGCGAAGGATCAGCTCGCCCACGCCCACGGGCTTCGCCGCGTACTCGTCCAGGGGCGGGCGGTGGGAGTCCAGGGCGAACTGCTGGTAGCGCTCCGGTGCCACGAGCGTGAGCGTTGGGACCGCGTGGGCCGAATGGAGCAGTTTGAAAACCTGGAACGCCATGTCCTGGGGAATGTCGCCGTCTACGACAGCGATGCATTGGGTCACTTCTTCGATGTCTCCACCGGAGGTGAGGCGCTCCAAGAAGCTCACCACTTCGGCGTACGAACCCGCGACTTGGCAATTAATCTTCTCGGATCGAAGCGCGGTGGCGTACTCTTCGAAGGACCGGTCTTGACTGATGAGAAGTACTGACGGAACGCTCACGATTCCTCCAGGCGGATCCGAAAGCCCGGGAGCTTCAGAATATCTCGGAGCACGCGCTCCGGGTTCTCGCTGAAGAGAGAGAGGATCGCCTCATCTCCGGACTCCGGGGTGATGTTGACGAAGGTGACCCCATTGAATCGAGATATGGCCTGCTCCAGGGCAAACAGCGTGGCGTAGGTCAACGCCCCCGCAACCTTGCAGCGCAGCGAGCCGCTCCCTTTAAATAGCGACGAGAGCACCAACTCCCCGCCATGGGATGACTTCCCATTTGGCGTCGCCTCGTCGGCCGCGAGCGGCTGCCCCTGATTAGCAGACTGGCTCAACCCACCGTGCTCCAACGCGGATCGGCGCTGTTGCACCGCCCAGTCCCGAGCCCGCCCATCGGTACGGGCTCAGGTGCCCAAGGATACCTGAAACATTGAACCACTGCAACGCAACTGTAACATCCTTCACGGACCATCTACCGGAGCAGGGCCATCGCCCGGTCCGCGACCGGGTCTTCTCCGCGGGCCAGCGCCTGGGAATCCGCGGCGACGGGAACGTCCGGCTCGACGCCGGAGCCGAGCAACGAATCGCGCGACGGGCTATAAATGCGGGTCGTCGTAATCTCCGCCGCCGACCCATCGGACAACCCGACCACGGTCGGCGTGCCGAGCCGCCCGGCCGTCGTCTCGCCGACGAGCGTGCCCGCGCCGTAGTCGCGAATCGCGGCCGCGAACAACTCTCCGGGCCCCGCCGTGGCGCCATCCACCAGGACGACCGTCGGAAGCAGGCTGGCGAGCGGAAGGCTCGTCCCGCGTATCGTCGTCTCGCGCCCGCCATGCTCCCGCTCGATGGCGATTGTCTGCTGGCCGACAAACAGCGATGCTACGTCCACCGCGTTTGTCAAGTTCCCCTCGCCATTCCCGCGGACGTCGATGACCCACCCGCTGGCTCCATCGGCGATGCTGTCCCGCAGCGCGCGCCGCAGCGTATCGACAACGTTCCGATCAAAGGAGCGGAGCTGGATCATTTCGATCCCGTCGACGAGGGTGGCCGTTATGGAGCGTCGATCGAGCCGCGACCGCGAGACGGTGATCTCCCGCGGCTCCCCGCCCGGCGAGCTGACGCCGATTTGGACCTGGGATCCCGCCGGTCCGCTCAGGCTGAGAAGCACGTCGTAGAGGTCGAGCCCGCTCGTCGGCGATCCGTCCACGGAGAGGATCGAATCACCGGGCGCGATGCCCGCGCCCGCAGCCGGACCGGCCGAATCGGTCAGACGGACGACCGGGGGACCGCCATCGCGCCCCGGCACGAGCGTGACGCCGATGCTCCCTTCGCCGGCGGACTGCATGCGCTTCATGGTGTCGCGGTCGAGGTAGGTTGTCAGCGGATCGCCGAGGGCGGCAAGCATCCCGCGGGCGGCGCCCCGCCCGACGGCGCCAATGTCGAGTCGGCCCCCGAGCTTTGCGACGAACGCGTCATACGCGGCGCCGAAGTCCGCGTAGTCGGTTCGTGGATCACCCGATGGGTGGAGCGGCGCGGTGTCCAGAATTCCGGTTTCGATGGGGAGCAGCCCGATGGCGACCGCGGCGTCGCGCGCACCGGTCAGCGCTGCTTCGAGAAGCTTCCCGTCGTCGACTCGATCTACGTATTCGGTGATCAGCGCCTGGTAGATCGCGTACAGATCGTCGGACGTCAGTGCGCTGGGGGCGGAGGGCTCGATGGTGGGGGGCTGGCCGATGGATGGCTGGGCCGGCGCGCCGGCGGTGGGCGTGGGCATGGGCATCATGGTGCAGCCAGCGAGCGTGCACGCCACCAGGCCGAATAGCGCTGACACTGGCTTCCGGTTGTGGAAGCGCATTGTGTCGTCCCCGGGGTTGATCTGAAGTCGCGCCGCGAACCACGCAGGGCGGAGCCGGCGGCGTGTCTATTCTAAGCCAGGTTTCGCTTCCGGCAGACAGACCGTCGACATTCCAGAACGTTTACGACGGCGCAACCATACGCTACGTTGACATCGCCGTCGCTTCCGCATACTCGCCTCACATGGAGAGGAGTATGCGGATGATGAACAGGCGCGCGTGTCGAATCGTCGACATCTCGCGCGAGCGAGCGCGAAGGCGCGGCCACGGCGCGGGCGATCCCGCCCCATCGATTCGTCTTCTGGCGCGGTATCTCGGCGGCTCCATCGCGCACGCGGCGCGAGCCGACTCCTGGACCATGACCGTACGCTGGGCGGACGCTGAGCTGACAGAGTCGCGGCTCCGAAACCCGCCCGGCGGTCGCGGAGCTTCGGGAGCAGCGGCGCGGGGCGCGACCGTGGCCCTGGTCGTGGGAGCGCGGGAGATCGGGCGCGTGTACCTCCGCACCGGTCGACCCGGAGGATTCTCCGGCGCAGAGATCGTTCGGGCTCACGCGGCCGGAGAGTGCGCCGCGCGGTTCCTGGCCCTGGCCATCGACCTCGCCGCGCAGGATGCCGCCCATGCGGTCAACCGCGGAGCCCACTCTGACCCGGCGAGATGTCGGTCGCTACGCAGGCCCCAGAGACCACTCCCAGATGTTCCACAAATACGAGCCGCGCACGGGTGGTTTGATCCCTAGGACGTCGGCTCGGGCGGCTCCGACCCGTGGCTGGTAGTACAGCATCCCCTGAGCTACGTCTGCGCTGAAGATGCGCTCGATGTCCAGCAAGATCTTCTCCCGAGCCGGCTGATCGATGGTCAGCAGGGACTGAGCATACAGTCGGTCGAGCTCAGGATTCGAATAACTGCCGCGGTTCTTGCCGGTGTACTTGTTCTGGGGCGTCGGCGCCTGATCGGTGATGGCGTTGGCCGCGGAGACAACATCGGTCTGAGCAGAGATGGCCACGCCGGGAAAGTTGACGCGATATTCCACGTCCGTGGTGAGCGCGCGAGGCACCACGAAGCTGCGCGCGTCGATCCCCGCTTTCTTCCAGTCGTCGGCGACGATCTCCGCTTCCTGCTCGCGTTCGCCGGTGACACGAACCTCCACGTCGAGCGACTTGCCCGAGCTCTCGCGATAGAGGCCGTCCGGCCCGCGCGCCCAGCCGGCCTCGCCGAGCCGCTGGTCCGCGCGGCGCACGTCGTACGGGTAGGTCGTGAGCACCTGCGCGACGCGCGGGTAGAACGGGTCACTCTCCGAGTAGCCGGTGTTCGCAACCCCGCCGAAGCCGTACTGGAGCGCATCGGCCAACGCCTTGCGATCGAGGGCGTACATCAAGGCCTGGCGTACGCGGACGTCGTTCAGCGCCGCTTGATGGTCCGGGACGTCGCGATGCTGGAACTCGATGTAGCGTGTGCCAAACAGGCTTTGCGCGTAGATCTGGCCGCCGTGGTCCTGATCCCATCGATCTCGGAGGATCAGCGCCTGCTCTGCCCCGATGGCCGTGTACTCCGCGAAATCGATCGTGCCGGAGAAGAATCCCGCGACGATGGTGTTGCTGTCCGTGACCCAGCGGACTTCGATATTTTCGATCTTCGGCTTCCCCAGGGGGAAGAACGGATTGGCGGCGAGCGCGATGACGACGCCGTGGTCCCACCGCGTCACCCGGTAAGGCCCGCTTCCGACGAAGTCCGGCGATGTCCAGAACGTGCTCGCCAGGAACGCGTTCTTATCCTGGTTGTACAGATCGCCGAGCACGTGGCGCGGGAAAGGCGCGAGTTGGCTGTTGATCAGGGCGTTCGCATCGACGTACGGCTGGCTCCACGTGATGGCGATGGTGCGATCGTCCACGGCGTTCACGTCGCTCATGAGCGATTCGGGCAGGCGCGTGGTCATGGGGATGTCGCGGTCCGTGTAAATTTGAAAGGCGAAGGAGAAATCATCCGCGGTCAGCGGCTCGCCGTCGTGCCAGCGCATATTGGGGCGCAATCGATAGACGGTTTTCATCGATCCATCGGCCGCGATGGTCCAGCTTCCGTCATCCTGGGTGGGGAGGCGCTCGGCCAGCATCGGCTGCGGCACCTGTAACGCGTCCAGGTACGCGAGACTGACGGTGATCGGGAATCCAAGGCCCATGCGATCGAGTCGGTCGCTGAGATTCGGAGGCTCCGCCCGCAGGACGATCGTCACGACGCGCTGGGGAACCGGCGAGCTTGTCTGAGCTGCCGACCCGGCGCCGCTTGCCGCCGCCGACTGACCCCGCGAAGCGGACTGATCGGGCGCGCACCCGGCAAGCACCACCGTGGCGGACACACAGAGCGCGAGCACGCTCGCCGCGATCGCGCGGCGAGCGCCGAGGGGCGTCACCATGCGGGGCGGGCGGAGTCGCGAAGCCACATCTCGACCATGCCGGCATAGACCTCGCCCTGGGCGATGCCCAGCCCAACGCCGGCGATCTCCTCCTCGGGCGCCACCACGGCGACCCCATTGCGAAGAAGCACGGCAAGGGTGAGAGCGATGCCCGTTTGGGTGCTGCCTTTGCCGAAGGGCTTGTCGCGTATCAGGCCGAACAGGAGGAAAGACGCCAGGGTCACGATGTCGCCGCGTTGCTGCTGGACGGTGCCGTGCGCGCGCTCGAGGGTTGAGCGGAGCCGGGCTTCGTCAGGCTGATCCAGGTCATGGACCCCCAGCCGGTCCATGAGGGCATAGTGAAAGGCGATGGCCTGCGGGGCGTCGGGATAGGGAAACGATGAGGGCTGCCTACTCACCCGCCATCTCCAGGGCCTCCCGATGCTCCTCGATTACGGCCTCCAATGCGCGCTCCCATTAAATGGAGAACCAGGGAGCTACGTCGAGTGGCTCGAGTATCAGCCCCTCATCCGTCGCCGTTACCTCAACGGAACCACCGGCCGCGAGATGGTAGCGGTCCACAAGCTCCGGAGGGATGGTGATGGCCAAGCCCCGTTCGCTGGCGAAAAGCTCGCTCTTCACGTCCTGTGCCTCCGCTTCAAGCGACCGGCCATGGGATGTATTCTAAGCGCTATGACTGGGGAAGACATCCTGGCCGCGAACGAGGCGTTCTACCGGGCCTTCAACCAGAAGGACATCTCCGCCATGGACGCCGTGTGGGCGCGTGATGTCGACGTCGCCTGCGTGCACCCCGGGTGGAACGTGCTGCAGGGGCGTGACCCGATCATCGAAAGCTGGGCGCGGATCCTCTCCAACCCGAACCAGCCGCGCATCATGACCGGCGGCGCGACGGCCACGGTTATCGGCGATGTCGGCATCGTCGTATGTCGCGAGCTGGTCGGCGGCACACCCCTTGCCGCCACCAACGTGTTCGTGCGCGAGGCCGGCGCGTGGAAGATGATCCACCACCATTCCGGTCCCGTGGCCCTCCCGGGATAATCGCTAGGGCGCTCCCGGCGTCTCTTCGACGCGAAGCGGTGTATTGGTCGGTCCTACCGTCGGCGCGGGGGTGGGCGTCGCTTGGGGCGTCGGGACCGGGGTTGGGATCGATTGGACTCCGCCCAGGTCGACCGTGATGGCCCCCGTCGTGCCGGGGACCCGGTATGCCAGCGTCAGCCCCTCGGCGTCGCTCGGGATATCGAAGTTGACGTTCCCGGTCGCGTCCTTCGTCGCATCCAGCGTTGAGCGCTGGAGCGGCTGGCTCCCGGCGGTGACTCCCGCCTCATATGTATTCCCGGCGCGATCCGTGATGGAGAAGTCGTACGGGCTGTAGGGGATCTGATACGGCCGCTTGTTGTTGATGGTGACGTTCACGACGACGAAGACGTCACCGGGGCTCGGCCGGAAAAAGTCGCCGATCTGATCGAGCTGGGTCACCGAATTGACGCTCAGCCCGACGTTCGCGAATTCGATGCGCTGACCGACGATGCCCGTTGCCGGAGGTGTTGGCGTGACGGCAGTTCGGGCAAAGGGCCCGGCGCAGGCGGCGACCAGGGTGGCGCTGAGCGCGAGGAGCGCCGCGGGCTGGCGGACGCGATGAAGATCCCACATATCAGGCGACCCCGGCGGCCGCGCTGGGCACGGCGCCCGCGCGGCGCGCGCGGAGGAAATAGCCGAGGCCGACCACCACGCCGACAAGGCAGACCGCCGCCTCGATTTGCAGCGCGGTCCCAACGTCCCATCGGTCGGCGAGGAGCCCGGTCACCAACGCACCGGGTGGCGTCATTCCGGCAAGTAGGAGCGTATAGAGTCCCATGATCCTCCCACGCATCCCGTCGGGGACGCTGAGTTGGAGAGTCGTATTCGCGGTCGTCGTAAAGACCGTGCCCGCGAGGCCCAGCGCGGCAATGAGTCCGAGCGAGAGCCCCGCCCAGGAGGACCACCCGACGCCCGCGAGAAACACGGCGAAGCCGATGCCGCCCCACGCCTGCCTGAGGGGAGACGTGTACCCGACGCGCGCGATGGCCACGGCGCCAACAATGGCGCCCGCCCCGAGGGCAACGCTCAGTGTGCCATAGCCCCCGGCGCCAAGGCCAAGGCGATAGCGAGCGAGGAGCGGCATAAAGGTGCTGTAGTTGAACCCGAAGATGCCCAGGCAGCTGAGCGCGCACAGGGTGAACACGATTGGCGGCCGCCGCCCCGCGAAGGCGAGCGCTTCACCGATCTCGCGTATCGGACTGCGCAGGCCGGCTGCCGGCTGGGGATGAGGGAGCTCGTGCCGGATGAGGGCGAGGGCCACCAGCACGGCGACGTAGCTCGCGGCGTTCAGAGCAAACGCGCCCGCGAGGCTGATCCAGGTCACGACGAAGCCGCCCAGGGCCGGTCCGAGCACCCGGGCCGTGTTCTGGACCGTCGAATTCAACGCGATGGCGTTGGGGATCAGCTCGCGACCGACCAGCTCGGAGGGAAACGCCTGGCGGAGCGGCTGCTCCAGCGCATTCGCCGTTCCTTGGACCGCGGCCAGCGCGTAGATCTGCCAGAGGGCAATCTGATTCGTCGCCACCAGCGTGGCCAGCGTGGCGGCCTGTGCGATGTTCACGACCTGGATCCCGACGAGGGCGCGTCGCTTGGGAACGCGATCGGCGAGGGCGCCGGCGAACAGGGAGAGCGCGAGGATCGGGAGAAACTGAATGGTGACGACCGTCCCGAGCGCGGCCGCCGAATCCGTGAGCTGAAGCACGATCCAGGATTGGGCGATTCGCTGCATCCAGCTTCCAGACTGCGAGATCACCTGCCCGGCCATGAACAGGCGGTAGTTGCGATTCGCGAGGGCAGCGAGGGCCCCTTGGCCGCGATGGGCGGCGGTCGCGCCCTGGTCCTCTCCTTGGCGCCCGGCCGTCATGCTGTGGATGCGACGCGTCGGGCGATCAACGCGCCGTCGCCGGCTGTTCCTTCAGCGCCTCGTCGAGGGAGCGCAGGTCGGCGGCCGTAAGCTGCCACTCCAGCGCCCGCACGTTCTCCTCGACTTGCTCCGGCCTGGTCGCGCCTGAGATGACGCTCGCGACCCCTGGTTGAGCGGCAAGCCAGGCAAGCGCCAGCTGGCCGACGGAGTGGTCCCGCTCCTCCGCGAATCGCTCGAAGACGGCCAGCCTGGCGAAATTTGTGTCGGTGAGGACCCGGCGCGCGAAGTTGCTGGACCCGGCGAACCGCGTGCCCGGCGGCGGCGGCTCCCCCTGGTGATACTTGCCCGTCAGGAATCCCGAAGCGAGAGGAAAGTAGGGGATGAGGCCCATGCCGTAGCGCCGCGCGACCGGCAACACGTCGCGCTCGATCCCTCGCTCGAGCAGGTTGTACTGGTTCTGGGTCGAGACGAGGGGAACGAGGCGCTCGGAGCGCGCGATCCACTGGGCCTCGACGATCTGCCACGCCGCGAAGTTCGAGCATCCGATGTAGCGAACGTCTCCGCGGTGCACCAGATCGTCGAGGGCGCGGAGCGTCTCCTCGAGAGGCGTTTCGTCGTTCCAGTAGTGGATCTGGTAGAGGTCGATGGCATCGACGTCCAGGCGGCGAAGGCTGTCCTCGACCGCCTCCATCACGTGACGGCGCGACGTTCCGGAGTGAAGCGGTCCCTCCCCGACCGGGCGCTCGAACTT containing:
- the dnaB gene encoding replicative DNA helicase, producing MAIEAYAPDRAFEPLPPHNSEAEESVLGSMLIDPEAIEAVAAFLRPDDFYHPRNRDIYAAMLRLYERRQPTDFVMVCDELEREDLLERIGGVGYVSRLLTVVPTSVHVEHYARVVERTALMRRLISAAGRIAAIGYEDHADTATALERAEQELFAVTQFRAARDFLHIRDVLAEYLEQIQLGVGADTARPGVPSGFIDLDRLLGGFQRSDLLILAARPSLGKTALALNIARNAAVRFNLTTAIFSVEMSRLQIAQRFLSTESGVDSARIREGRLSEVEIRNLGEALEVLSASPIYIDDTPSIGINELRGKARRLHGEHPLDLLIVDYLQLVGGSVPENRVQEISEVSRSLKALARELNVPVLALSQLSRAVEGRSPHIPMLSDLRDSGSIEQDADVVIFIYREDVYDRETERKGITDLYVAKHRNGPTGMVSLLFMERSTRFVDLEHQAPPI
- the rplI gene encoding 50S ribosomal protein L9 codes for the protein MKVVLRKDVPSLGRAGEVKEVSDGYGRNYLIPRGLAAIASKTAVQNVEAHKAAESRQQARLAAEHEALAKRLTETPIVVRAHAGEQGRLYGSVTTADVADAIKAALGQTVDKRDVELEEPIRTVGMHHVRVHVAPRVIATVNVEVVGDRP
- the queC gene encoding 7-cyano-7-deazaguanine synthase QueC, whose protein sequence is MKIGLVLLSGGLDSTTVAALALHEGYELSALTVDYGQTHRQEVAAAQAVAASLGVAHHIASVEFFRQLAWYSALTSPDRYSAPVDRDSAAMAADIPITYVPLRNTFLLTLGAAALESRALALIEAGGADARELSPTLFIAANAIDYSGYPDCRPEFYRAAGETLRLGSKLGTQYGVRIEIRTPLIDKGKREIVELGLALGAPLDRTWSCYGPGPAPCGRCDSCELRAKGFAEAGAADPALLRIGTAPRAAHARGGRATPR
- a CDS encoding 7-carboxy-7-deazaguanine synthase QueE; the protein is MSARTLRVSRLPDGRPEIFTSIQGEGPTCGLPSVFVRLALCNLRCSWCDTAYTWDWARFDQRESIIELDASTFASRVIAAASAQGTANAVITGGEPLLQQDGLVRLAHALKDAGLRIEVETNGTIVPLAGLAEHVDQWNVSPKLTNSRNDPALRRRDEALKWFAAKESAYFKFVIVAPDDVEEVSCLVRQHGLPRHRVMLMPEGVDASTVTERSRWLAERCVAEGYRLGPRMHILLWGAERAR
- a CDS encoding AAA family ATPase, with translation MSVPSVLLISQDRSFEEYATALRSEKINCQVAGSYAEVVSFLERLTSGGDIEEVTQCIAVVDGDIPQDMAFQVFKLLHSAHAVPTLTLVAPERYQQFALDSHRPPLDEYAAKPVGVGELILRVKAMMIRSGYEIPDGSLGYVVGRSEGIHHGTIIVLFSPKGGVGKSTIAVNLAVGLSRFYDYKTLLVDADLWFGDVGVLLNLASRKSVFDISAEEDTNLGVLQQVLVQHSSGTHLLLRPPDLSTAEKIRSDIVVSAISSYRALFDYVIVDTHPTLDELNLQILDVADRIIMITTPEISAVHHTSRFLEVSGALGISNKLSLVLNRANSGIRLAALEEQLGMPIAGTVVSAGRAVVEAANHGVSLFDQDPNEEAEVTRDLARLVELVAGQPRPERQNGEAAPVVAAAKAQSREARPFWKRSAK
- a CDS encoding S41 family peptidase, which translates into the protein MRFHNRKPVSALFGLVACTLAGCTMMPMPTPTAGAPAQPSIGQPPTIEPSAPSALTSDDLYAIYQALITEYVDRVDDGKLLEAALTGARDAAVAIGLLPIETGILDTAPLHPSGDPRTDYADFGAAYDAFVAKLGGRLDIGAVGRGAARGMLAALGDPLTTYLDRDTMKRMQSAGEGSIGVTLVPGRDGGPPVVRLTDSAGPAAGAGIAPGDSILSVDGSPTSGLDLYDVLLSLSGPAGSQVQIGVSSPGGEPREITVSRSRLDRRSITATLVDGIEMIQLRSFDRNVVDTLRRALRDSIADGASGWVIDVRGNGEGNLTNAVDVASLFVGQQTIAIEREHGGRETTIRGTSLPLASLLPTVVLVDGATAGPGELFAAAIRDYGAGTLVGETTAGRLGTPTVVGLSDGSAAEITTTRIYSPSRDSLLGSGVEPDVPVAADSQALARGEDPVADRAMALLR